A part of Cydia strobilella chromosome 15, ilCydStro3.1, whole genome shotgun sequence genomic DNA contains:
- the LOC134747767 gene encoding uncharacterized protein LOC134747767, translating to MTSALSRTARRLLLRQNLSVLPRNQSVWTPDKIVKSPYKDVEIPNRIVVEHIWQNLERWPDKVATICGLTNRSYTYQQLYKYSRNFASQLRTKLGVRDGDVICTMMPNSPEYVIAIVGILTAGAELTTVNPIYTPHEVQRQLLLSKPKIIIGNIDTVDVIKESLKLAKMNIPVICITENDSFVPNTISFKEFTTDVDHSVLNDVKKTADDVAILPYSSGTTGLPKGVELTQRNIVTNCVQADVEGVKQYRDTTATYQESIIAVLPFYHIYGLVIITLHKLSIGAKIVTLPKFEPNTFLSTIKDHKISLLYIVPPIVLFLGSHPESKKEHLAYVERAASGAAPLPKIDLDRFTNKCQPDVKFLDLYGLTETSPLVATTSAGSVNYMTACLAIPNTELRIVDSEMRNLGPNEVGELLIRGPQVMNGYRDNPEATRNVIDEQGWFRSGDLASIDEHGAVTISDRLKELIKVKGLQVPPAELESVLKEHPSVLDAGVIGIPDERTGEAPKAFIVLKDGHKGDEEDIKSFVATRVAKYKRLKDVVFLDSLPKNPSGKLLRRVLKEK from the exons ATGACATCAGCACTATCCAGAACCGCCAGAAGACTGCTATTGCGGCAGAACCTATCAGTTTTGCCCAGGAATCAGTCCGTATGGACGCCTGACAAGATCGTCAAGTCTCCGTACAAGGATGTCGAGATCCCAAACCGGATTGTTGTGGAACATATTTGGCAGAATCTGGAAAGGTGGCCTGATAAAGTTGCGACG ATTTGTGGTTTGACGAATCGTTCATACACCTACCAACAACTTTACAAATATTCCCGAAATTTTGCGTCGCAACTTCGCACCAAACTGGGAGTAAGAGATGGTGACGTCATTTGTACTATGATGCCTAATTCTCCAGAGTATGTGATAGCTATAGTAGGAATATTAACAGCAGGTGCTGAGTTGACAACTGTCAACCCTATATATACACCTC ATGAAGTACAAAGACAACTTTTACTCTCCAAACCTAAAATCATAATTGGTAACATAGACACTGTTGATGTCATCAAAGAGTCGTTAAAATTGGCCAAAATGAACATTCCAGTTATATGTATAACAGAAAATGATAGCTTCGTTCCTAATACTATTTCATTTAAAGAGTTCACTACAGATGTAGATCATAGTGTTCTTAATGATGTGAAGAAGACTGCTGATGATGTGGCCATACTGCCATATTCTAGTGGTACAACAGGTCTACCTAAAGGTGTAGAATTGacacaaagaaatatagttacgAATTGTGTACAGGCTGATGTTGAAGGAGTTAAACAATATCGTGATACTACAG CTACATACCAAGAATCTATAATAGCCGTGCTTCCGTTCTATCACATCTATGGCTTAGTAATAATTACACTTCATAAATTATCTATAGGAGCCAAAATAGTTACTTTGCCCAAATTCGAGCCTAATACATTTCTATCAACTATAAAGGACCACAAAATTAGTCTGCTGTACATAGTTCCTCCCATTG TATTATTTTTGGGGTCACATCCAGAATCTAAAAAAGAACACCTAGCTTATGTAGAAAGAGCCGCTTCTGGAGCAGCGCCTTTACCAAAAATAGATTTAGATAGATTCACGAATAAGTGCCAG cCTGATGTAAAATTTCTCGATTTGTATGGTTTAACTGAGACATCACCGCTGGTAGCAACAACTTCTGCAGGTTCAGTTAATTATATGACAGCATGTTTAGCGATTCCTAACACCGAATTAAGGATAGTTGATTCAGAAATGAGGAATCTTGGACCAAATGAG GTTGGTGAGCTCTTGATCCGAGGGCCTCAAGTAATGAACGGGTACAGAGACAACCCTGAAGCAACACGGAACGTAATAGATGAACAAGGATGGTTTAGAAGTGGGGACTTGGCTTCTATAGACGAACATGGCGCTGTCACTATATCCGATAGACTTAAGGAACTTATTAAG GTAAAGGGGCTCCAAGTACCACCAGCGGAACTAGAAAGTGTATTGAAAGAACACCCATCAGTATTGGATGCTGGGGTTATCGGAATACCCGATGAAAGAACAGGAGAAGCACCGAAAgcctttatagttttaaaagacgGTCATAAAGGAGACGAAGAAGATATAAAGAGTTTCGTAGCAACACGAGTAGCAAAGTACAAAAGATTAAAAGATGTAGTTTTCTTGGATAGTCTTCCGAAAAATCCTTCAGGAAAGTTGTTGAGAAGGGTGCTcaaggaaaaataa